The sequence below is a genomic window from Nostoc flagelliforme CCNUN1.
TGTGCTAATTCATCATTAGCTGGATTTTGATAACTTGCCTGTTCTTCAGGTGTCATTACGACTTTGATATCAATGGGATGAGTCCATTTTTCCTTTTGATCCCCATTTCCCCAAGGGACACTGCCATTTTCAGCAATCCAAGCATTTTCAGTATTTTCTAAAATTGTGCGACTAGGGCGTTCAATAGTTTGAACTTTGACCCAATAGCATTGCTGTGGCTGACGGACTAAATGCTGTTTGAGGCTGAGATAAACATCACGAGAGTATCCTACAAATTGCAGCACTTTTTCTTGGTCAAAGATAGCATATACCCCGATTTTACCCTGAAATTGTTCGGGTAATTGGCCGCGATCGTCAATGTAAGGAATGTATTCTAGGGCTGCCAAAGAAGAAAGATTTGTTTCAAGAGCCATACATCAAATATTAAACTTACTATTTGCCTGCAAAATTAAGAATTGCTAATTAGGAAAAAACTATCTTTAAAATTACCCTTTATCCACTTTTTGGTAAATTGCACAAAGGCGACTGGGTTTAAAAATCTTAGCACTAAACATAAAATTTGGTGGAACGTTAATAATGGCATATTCATCAGAATCATGATACTTTTCAAATTCTGCTGGCATTCCTTTAGTCGTAGTTAAGCTGTAAGGAACTGGTTGGAAAAGTAATTCTGTAAATATAACTTGCTCACACTGTAATTGTTGACAAATTTGGTTTAAGAAAGCCTCGCTGGTCAATAAATTGAATAAAGTTTCTTGAGCTTGTGTTTCAAGAGTGAAACTGCTATCAAAGTCCTGGACGATTTTCAAGGTCATTTTTTGTATAGGTAGCTATTAATGACTAAGTGATGAGAGAGGATAGGCAACAATCCAAAAGTGCTGGACAACGAAGCCTGCCTTTTGGTGCAGATGAGCTTTATGAAAAATTACCACTTTAAGATCAGCCTATTGGATTGTGTGACTTCTGTCAGCCACAGGAGTAAGCTGACATGATTAAGAATGGTGAAGTTTAGCAGATTTTTAAGGATAGATGATTTTTCCTTAAGATTGTACTAAAGCGATAGCCTATGGTGGGCTGCATCTACGTACTTATCACACCACCTCCCACTCTCGGAACGATTCTTACACAACATAAATGAGTGGATAATCGTGATATAAACCACAACTATCCACTCAAAGTTTAGTAAATCGGGTTTACTAGAAAAACCCAAGTAGATTATTGAAACTTGGTAAACTTCAAACCAATTAACGTGACTCAGTTCCCTGATTGGGGCTACCTGCTACAGAATCATTTTCTGGTGCTTCTGGTGTAGCAGTGGGTTTAGCATCGCTCTTTTCATCATCGCCAGTTTTGCGCTGACTTTCGTCAAGAGTGGTTTCGTAATTACCAGAACTGGGTGTATTTTCTTGGCTACCAGCTTTTTGTGGTTCAGACATTATTGCATTCCTAATAATTTTATTGTTGGTATTATCTTAAGAAGATTAACAGTGTGAGTGCATCTATCCAGATATAGTTATGGCTGATTTCTACCTCTATCGGAAGTATTGTTTAGTACTACTCATGTATACTGATAAAAATCCAGAAATGTAGAGTTTTTTAAGCTTACAACGCTTTCTATGCTTAAGGAAGGTTTATTGCCGCCGACCTGTACTAGGTGAATAATATGATGTGATCATTGTGATACATACAAACTATCAAAGTGTAATTAATGAACCAGAGCAATCTATCCTTACCATCTGGGTGTATGCTTCGCAAGGCAACCTCTGGGGATCAGTGGTCGATTCGGTTGCTGGTGTTTTCAGCGAAACTTGACCCAACTCAATTAAATTGGCAGCAATTTTGGGTAGTTGAATGCAATCGCAATCTGGTAGCTTGTGGACAGCTACGTAATTTCTCAGGGGCACAAGAACTTGGTAGTTTGGTCGTTGCATCACCTTGGAGAGGTCGCGGTTTGGGTACTTTGCTAACGCAGCATTTGATTAATACAGCAACCCAACCACTTTATCTTGAATGTTTAGGTGAACGATTGGCGAAGTTTTACAATCGCTTTGACTTTGTGCCAATATCTTTTGAAGACTTGCCAGAATTCCCCAACACAAGAGGTAAGTCTTCGCTCAAGGGGAAATTTAGATTCTCGCAATTAGCTAAAAGGCTGTTCAGAGTTCCTGTAGTGTTTATGGAACATCGAGGTAATTCGTAATGACGCTCTCTACGAGACGCTAAAAGCGTAGCTTGCAACTCTTACAGAGTACGCGGACTCGCTAACGTAATTAGTAATTAAGATCGCAGGAAAAAGGCTTGATACAAGCTGTTTCCAACCCTTTATTTTCGCTCATTCCCCATTCCCCACTCCCCACTCCCCATTTTCAAATCTGAGGTTTAGCAAAAACTGTTAGCAACACAGGCCCTAGTAAATAGTGGTGATTCAAACACAATAACCCAGCCGAAGAGCCAAGAAGTTGACGTTGATTAGGGCTGTAGAGTCTAATTCCAAGGGTAGAAACTGGCAATAATTGAGGTTCTGTCTCTTTTATTGAGGTAAAATCAACCAAGTAAAAGCGTCCACCGGGAGAAAGTACCCGTGCTATCTCACTAAGCACCTGTTTAGGTTCCAAATAGTGCAAAAAGCTGATAGTGCTGAAAACAGCATCAAATTGACCATCAGCAAACGGAAGAGACTCAGCTTTGCCCTCGACATAAATTAAGCGTGGACGGTGGCGGTTACTCTGTCTGGCTACCCGCAACATATTAGCAGATAAATCTAATCCGATCGCTTGCATGTCGGGAAACTGAGTTGCAAGACGCTTAAGTAAATGTCCAGTACCACAGCCGATATCAAGTACATTTGCTGACTCTGGTAAATCGACGTACTCCAGCAACCGTTTGTGAACGGCTCGATAAAACACTGAAGGAAAGAGCCAGTCATAACTTGGTGCCCATCGGTCAAAAAGGAACTTTTTGTTACTAAAAAAGTCATTAGTCATTAGTTTTCGCAGTTCACCTGAAGCTGAATGCTTTTTTAGGGTAAGTAGCTGCGCCTCAAATAAGTTGGTTAACTATAGTTTTGCAGTCCGGCAATATCTAGTATGCTCATCTTGGCAAATCATCCGAAATTTTGGCAATTGAATCTGTAGTTAACAGTGTGCCTAGAGATTCATTCTATCTCTGTAGAAAACTAAAAAACGAGCAATCAGTGCATAAAACTATAGAACCTAACCGTATATATTTATAGAGGTTCAAATACAACCAACTGATCTAGTTTGAAATTATTAAGGTGAAAATTTATGACAAGTTTTATTCAAACCCGGTTACACAATGATTTACTCCATCCAGTCCGCCAGTGGTTGGAAACGATAGAAATTCATAACTCCAAATTGGCTCATTTCTTGTGCAAAGCTATTCCTGCTCAGTGTCCCTTTGAGCGAGACATCACGCTTTTTAGCCGGAAGCTGTTTCACATTCCTCCAATGTGTAAATTAAATCCCCTATACGAGGAAGTGGTTGGTTTGCGTTTTAAAGCGCTCTGTTATCTTGCCGATGAATGCGGTGAAGATGTCACAGTCTATTGCTAATAGCTAGTTGAATAGTTATTTGATCGAGCAGCCATCGGTAATTGTAGATTTACGGTTGTTACTTACTCAGGTTTATACTAAGCTAACGTACACCCAATTTAGATGTTTGGCTATTTAAGTAGCTGACACCACGAAGACAGTGTTTCCAGACAGTATTTTTGCTTACCGTATCCTGCTGAAATCATTAACATTATCATGACGCACATCTTACTGGTTGAAGATGAAGTCAAACTGGCACGATTTGTCGAATTGGAATTGAATTACGAAGGCTATCAAGTCAGTATTGCCTACGATGGATTAACTGCACTTACCGCAGCGCGTAAGTTACATCTAGATTTAGTAATTTTAGACTGGATGTTGCCTGGTTTGTCGGGGTTGGAAATTTGCCGCCGCCTGCGAAGTATTGCTGAGAAAGTGCCGATAATCTTATTAACTGTCAAAGATGAAGTGAGCGATCGCATTGCAGGCTTAGACACTGGTGCTGATGATTACCTTGTTAAACCTTTCAGCGTTGATGAATTATTAGGCAGAGTCGGCGATCGCTTGCGAAGAAGCCAGCTAGTAGATGGTGCAGATGTTTTAGAATTTAAAGACCTAACTTTAAATCGTCGCACGCGCCAAGTGTACCGAGATCAGAGGTTAATTGAGTTAACTGCTAAGGAATTTGATTTACTAGAATATTTACTGGCCCATCCGCGACAGGTAATTACCTGCGATCGCATTTTAGAAGAAGTCTGGGGTTACGACTTCATCGGCGATGCCAAGATTATCGAACTTCAGATGCGCTACCTGCGTTTGAAACTTGAAGCCAATAACGAAAAGTGCCTCATTCAAACTGTGAGTGGTGTCGGCTACACATTGCATGATTGAATTTGGGCATTGGGGATTGGGCATGGGGCATAAGTCTTCTCCCTCATCTCCCCCTACCTTCTTGTCCCCCCTTCCAGTGTGAAATAACGGTAAAACCCCAAAGTTTTCTACTCTAGGAAGATTTGGGGTTTTTGGCAATCTGAGCAAGAACTCATCCAACTCCGGGTTAATTATATTAGGATGCACAAAGCTGTCATCATCTAAAAATCTAAAACTGCATGACTTATCTAGAAACAGCAGCGCAATTTTACCGCGAAGTTGCCGAAACCCCGCAAGTTGGACTTTGTTGTGTGCAAAGTACACCCCTGCAACTACCAGGGTTGAAAATTCCTTTGCCAATGCAGGAAATGAACTATGGTTGTGGCACTACCGTTCACCCCACTGAACTAGGAAACCAACCTACTGTGCTGTATGTCGGCGTTGGCGGCGGCTTAGAAGCGTTGCAATTCGCTTATTTTTCCCGCCATGCAGGTGCTGTAATTGCCGTTGAACCGGTTGGAGCCATGCGGGAAGCTGCTGCACGCAATCTGGAAATTGCTGCTCAAGAAAACCCGTGGTTTGACACCAGCTTTGTAGAAATCCGCGAAGGCGATGCTTTTAACTTACCCGTTGCTGATCTTCGCGTCGATATCGTGGCGCAAAATTGCCTTTTCAATATTTTTGAACCAGAAGATTTAACCCGTGCTTTAAAAGAAGCCTATCGGGTATTAAAACCAGGCGGACGTTTGCAGATGAGCGATCCAATTGCCACTAGTCAAATTCCAGCACATCTTCAACAAGATGAACGACTGAGAGCCATGTGTTTATCAGGCGCACTCACATATCAAGAATATACTGAAAAGATTACAAATGCTGGTTTTGGTCAAGTTGAAATTCGCGCCCGTCGTCCTTATCGTCTACTAGATTCCCAGACTTATAATTTAAAAGAACACCTACTTTTAGAAAGTCTGGATTCTGTCTCCTTTAAAGTTGCTATTCCAGAAGATGGTGCTTGTATCTTTACGGGAAAAACAGCAGTTTATGCTGGCTCGGAACCCTTCTTCGACGACTCAGCAGGCCATGTACTCCAGCTAGGTATTCCCGCCGCAGTGTGTGATAAAACTGCTGCTAAACTTGCGGCTATTAAGCCAGCAGAAATAATTGTCACCAATTCAACCTGGCACTATAGCGGTGGTGGTTGCTGTTAATTTTGTAAAAAAGAATTCAGGTGTCAGGAGTTAGAATTCAGAATTATTCTGTACGACACTTCGACAAGCTCAGTGCATCGCTGGGGTATGAATGCATAATTGGAATATTTTACAAATTGCATTCTTAATTCTGGATTCTGGATTCTGATTTTTTCTTTAGAAACCCCAAAATGTTGTTAATTAGTCTATTTATCGCCACGCTTTTTTTAGCATACTCCAATGGTGCAAATGACAACTTTAAAGGGGTAGCAACGTTGTTTGGTAGCCGTACCAGTAGCTATCAAACAGCAATTCTGTGGGCAACTTTTACAACTTTAGCTGGTGCGGTTGCTGCAACTTTTTTGGCAAGTACACTAATTAAAAACTTCTCTGGGAAAGGACTAGTGCCTGATGCGATCGCTAATTCACCAGAGTTTCATCTGGCAGTTGCGATCGCAGCTGGTTTAACTGTACTAATAGCCACCTTCATGGGGTTTCCCATTTCCACAACTCACAGTTTAACAGGTGCGCTGGTTGGCGCTGGATTAGTTGCGATCGGACTCCAAGTTAATTTTGCAGCTTTGGGAACTTCTTTTATTTTGCCTCTATTACTCAGTCCAATTATTGCTATTCCCTTAGGAGCAGGAATTTACAGTTTATATAACTATATAATTTCAAAATGGAATCTATCGGTCAATCAGAAAATAATTGATAGTTGCCATTTTCTCAGCGCTGGAATTGTCAGTTTTGCTAGAGGATTAAATGATACTCCCAAGATTTTCTCACTCATTCTAGTTATTGAGTATTTTTCGATTCAGGGGGGAATGATCACGATTGCGATCGCAATGGCACTTGGCGGTTTACTCAACTCCCAAAAAGTTGCAGTAACCATGAGTGAAAAGATTACCTCTTTGAATCATACTCAAGGCTTATCAGCAAATATAGTAACTGGAATTCTAGTCATTGCAGCTACTCGGTTTGGGCTTCCAGTTTCTACCACACATGTTTCAGTTGGTTCTATTTTTGGAGTAGGGTTGACTAGCAAAAAAGCCAATATGCGTGTTTTTTCTCAGATCCTATTATCGTGGATTCTAACTTTACCTACTGCTGCAATTATTAGTGCAATAACCTACAGATTCTTGCAAGGATAGAAAAATTGAATATATTTCTACCATATTAAAGGAGTAGTAACTAATGCAAACTCAATCAAAAGTTACACTATCAACAGTCACACCATTTAAAAACAAACTCAATTCTCCTTTTACAAAAAAGGGAATCACTGTTTTACAAATTAATCTAGGTAAGCGTTGTAACCTTGCCTGTACACACTGTCATGTCGAAGCTGGGCCAAAACGTACAGAAGAACTTTCTCCTGAAGTTTGCGAACAATTGGTTTCGCTAATCCATAAATTTCCCGAAATTAAAATTGTGGATTTAACTGGTGGCGCACCAGAAATGAATTATGGATTTAAGCCATTGGTAGAAGCAGCAAGAGCAACTGGTAAACAGGTGATTGTCCGATCTAATTTAACCATTTATTTTGAAGATGGATTTGCTGATTTACCAGAATATTTTGTTCAACACCAAATAAGAGTTGTGGCTTCCCTACCCTGCTACCTAGCAGATAACGTTGATAAAATGCGCGGTGCTGGTGTTTTTGATAGTTCAGTCAAAGCTTTGCAGTGGCTTAACCAACTTGGCTATGGTAAAGAACCAAATTTAATTTTGGACTTGGTATTTAATCCCCAGTTGCCGACGGGTGAAAAGTTTTCCTTAGCTCCCGAACAGACTAACTTAGAACGAGATTACAAAATGTTCTTACAAGAACATTTTAATATTGTGTTTAGCAACCTCTTCACCATTACCAACCTACCAGTTGGTAGAACCAAAATGCATTTAGAACGGAGAAAACTGTACACCAGCTATTTGCAGTTTTTAGAGTCGCATTTTAATCCCGGCACAGTTGAACATTTGATGTGCCGCGATGAAATTTCAATTGACTATCTAGGCAATGTATATGATTGCGACTTTAACCAAATGATGAATTTACCTGCGAAAAATCACAATGGTGAAACCTTGACAGTTAGCAAACTGTTAGAAGCTGACAGTTTAGACCTAATTAGTGAGATACAAACTGCTGCTTATTGCTATGGTTGTACTGCTGGATCTGGTTCTAGTTGTGGTGGTGCTTTGCTCTAAGGTGAACTAAAGGATAAAATTATAAGGAGTCAAGTCGCTTCGCTCCAATTAAAAATTATTAATTAAAAATTGCAAGACGCTCTCTACGAGACGCTGCGCGTAGCTTGCTTCCACGAAGTGGTACGCGGACTCGCTAACGCTGCGCTATCAGTGGGGGCTTGAACCCACCACTGATTGTAGACCACTGAAATCTTTGATTTCAGTGGGGGTTTGTACCCCAAATTAATTAATTAAAAATTATTATTCTTCTTAATTTTTAATTTTTAATTAAAAAAAGGTCAATATCGTTTGAGTTAGCAGCCTGTATTCTCATCACACCTCACACTTGAGACGGTCATCGCCATAAAAGTCTGTTACCAAAATTGTTACGAGTGCGTTCTTGTTGAGTAGTTACCTTATCATGATATTTAGTTAAGCTCCTTACACCACACAGAAAACCGGGAAACATTATGTTTCCCGGTTTTTTTTCTTTGTTGGTAACCACAAATCAATAATGCGCTCTGTAATCACTTCACTAATTTACCCAGAGATTGTGCCTAAATCCAGTCTCCACTCCTGTTTGAGCAATTCCTGGAAAGTCTTTTCCCGAATCATCATCTGCTCATACAGCACAAGCAAAAATTCTTGAGCTTGTTCATGGGACATATGTTGCACTTTGTCGGCAAAGCAACGGATACTAAATTCTTGTTCTAATGAT
It includes:
- a CDS encoding GIY-YIG nuclease family protein, whose translation is MALETNLSSLAALEYIPYIDDRGQLPEQFQGKIGVYAIFDQEKVLQFVGYSRDVYLSLKQHLVRQPQQCYWVKVQTIERPSRTILENTENAWIAENGSVPWGNGDQKEKWTHPIDIKVVMTPEEQASYQNPANDELAQIKILKNVARRVEAEISTQLLEVRGLQMQIRFNPKLKEEGLLDLK
- a CDS encoding GNAT family N-acetyltransferase: MNQSNLSLPSGCMLRKATSGDQWSIRLLVFSAKLDPTQLNWQQFWVVECNRNLVACGQLRNFSGAQELGSLVVASPWRGRGLGTLLTQHLINTATQPLYLECLGERLAKFYNRFDFVPISFEDLPEFPNTRGKSSLKGKFRFSQLAKRLFRVPVVFMEHRGNS
- a CDS encoding class I SAM-dependent methyltransferase, with amino-acid sequence MTNDFFSNKKFLFDRWAPSYDWLFPSVFYRAVHKRLLEYVDLPESANVLDIGCGTGHLLKRLATQFPDMQAIGLDLSANMLRVARQSNRHRPRLIYVEGKAESLPFADGQFDAVFSTISFLHYLEPKQVLSEIARVLSPGGRFYLVDFTSIKETEPQLLPVSTLGIRLYSPNQRQLLGSSAGLLCLNHHYLLGPVLLTVFAKPQI
- a CDS encoding Mo-dependent nitrogenase C-terminal domain-containing protein — translated: MTSFIQTRLHNDLLHPVRQWLETIEIHNSKLAHFLCKAIPAQCPFERDITLFSRKLFHIPPMCKLNPLYEEVVGLRFKALCYLADECGEDVTVYC
- a CDS encoding response regulator transcription factor, with the translated sequence MTHILLVEDEVKLARFVELELNYEGYQVSIAYDGLTALTAARKLHLDLVILDWMLPGLSGLEICRRLRSIAEKVPIILLTVKDEVSDRIAGLDTGADDYLVKPFSVDELLGRVGDRLRRSQLVDGADVLEFKDLTLNRRTRQVYRDQRLIELTAKEFDLLEYLLAHPRQVITCDRILEEVWGYDFIGDAKIIELQMRYLRLKLEANNEKCLIQTVSGVGYTLHD
- the arsM gene encoding arsenosugar biosynthesis arsenite methyltransferase ArsM; translated protein: MTYLETAAQFYREVAETPQVGLCCVQSTPLQLPGLKIPLPMQEMNYGCGTTVHPTELGNQPTVLYVGVGGGLEALQFAYFSRHAGAVIAVEPVGAMREAAARNLEIAAQENPWFDTSFVEIREGDAFNLPVADLRVDIVAQNCLFNIFEPEDLTRALKEAYRVLKPGGRLQMSDPIATSQIPAHLQQDERLRAMCLSGALTYQEYTEKITNAGFGQVEIRARRPYRLLDSQTYNLKEHLLLESLDSVSFKVAIPEDGACIFTGKTAVYAGSEPFFDDSAGHVLQLGIPAAVCDKTAAKLAAIKPAEIIVTNSTWHYSGGGCC
- a CDS encoding inorganic phosphate transporter; this translates as MLLISLFIATLFLAYSNGANDNFKGVATLFGSRTSSYQTAILWATFTTLAGAVAATFLASTLIKNFSGKGLVPDAIANSPEFHLAVAIAAGLTVLIATFMGFPISTTHSLTGALVGAGLVAIGLQVNFAALGTSFILPLLLSPIIAIPLGAGIYSLYNYIISKWNLSVNQKIIDSCHFLSAGIVSFARGLNDTPKIFSLILVIEYFSIQGGMITIAIAMALGGLLNSQKVAVTMSEKITSLNHTQGLSANIVTGILVIAATRFGLPVSTTHVSVGSIFGVGLTSKKANMRVFSQILLSWILTLPTAAIISAITYRFLQG
- the arsS gene encoding arsenosugar biosynthesis radical SAM (seleno)protein ArsS (Some members of this family are selenoproteins.), whose product is MQTQSKVTLSTVTPFKNKLNSPFTKKGITVLQINLGKRCNLACTHCHVEAGPKRTEELSPEVCEQLVSLIHKFPEIKIVDLTGGAPEMNYGFKPLVEAARATGKQVIVRSNLTIYFEDGFADLPEYFVQHQIRVVASLPCYLADNVDKMRGAGVFDSSVKALQWLNQLGYGKEPNLILDLVFNPQLPTGEKFSLAPEQTNLERDYKMFLQEHFNIVFSNLFTITNLPVGRTKMHLERRKLYTSYLQFLESHFNPGTVEHLMCRDEISIDYLGNVYDCDFNQMMNLPAKNHNGETLTVSKLLEADSLDLISEIQTAAYCYGCTAGSGSSCGGALL
- a CDS encoding NblA/ycf18 family protein, which codes for MNQPMKLSLEQEFSIRCFADKVQHMSHEQAQEFLLVLYEQMMIREKTFQELLKQEWRLDLGTISG